Proteins from a genomic interval of Francisella salimarina:
- a CDS encoding RidA family protein has product MEKIKINTTNAPQAIGSYEQAIKVGNFVYTSGQIPLKADGTMSGECVKEQTTQVMQNLKAVLEAAGSGLDKVIKATIFIKDMTEFKLIDEVYGSFFNGNFPARSCVEVARLPRDVRVEIEAVALAE; this is encoded by the coding sequence ATGGAAAAGATTAAAATAAATACTACTAATGCACCACAAGCTATAGGTTCGTACGAGCAAGCTATAAAAGTAGGAAACTTTGTATATACTTCTGGGCAAATACCACTAAAAGCAGATGGCACTATGTCTGGAGAGTGTGTTAAAGAACAAACTACTCAAGTCATGCAGAATCTAAAAGCAGTATTAGAAGCAGCTGGCTCAGGTCTAGATAAAGTAATCAAGGCAACTATCTTTATCAAAGATATGACAGAGTTTAAGCTTATTGATGAAGTTTATGGCTCTTTCTTTAATGGTAATTTCCCAGCTCGTTCATGTGTAGAGGTAGCTAGATTACCAAGAGATGTGAGAGTTGAAATAGAAGCAGTGGCTTTAGCAGAGTAA
- a CDS encoding MAPEG family protein, which translates to MMTNTQKGVLQGLLIGIVLSVLIVAIGSICDVFNLEKIDNKITIAFNSLIIPGVFLVIAVARLAKYRFFSDTDINGSGLTQGSQQAKILQSLIQNTLEQLCIAFVAYTAWSAAMPAQSMSTIIFAAITFALGRVLFFVNYRKGAGARALGFTLTFYPSVVMIITVLGFKLYNLLH; encoded by the coding sequence ATGATGACCAATACACAAAAAGGCGTTTTACAGGGATTATTAATTGGAATAGTTCTATCTGTTTTGATAGTTGCTATAGGATCAATATGTGATGTTTTTAATTTGGAAAAAATAGATAATAAAATTACTATAGCTTTTAATAGTTTAATAATTCCCGGGGTATTTCTTGTAATTGCCGTAGCAAGATTAGCAAAATATCGCTTCTTTAGTGATACTGATATAAATGGTAGTGGGTTAACACAAGGATCACAGCAAGCTAAGATCCTACAATCTTTAATACAAAATACTTTAGAACAATTATGCATAGCTTTTGTAGCATACACTGCTTGGTCTGCAGCCATGCCAGCTCAAAGTATGTCAACTATCATTTTCGCAGCTATCACTTTTGCTCTAGGAAGAGTATTATTCTTTGTCAATTATAGAAAAGGTGCAGGTGCCAGAGCTTTAGGATTCACTTTAACATTCTACCCTTCTGTAGTGATGATAATTACTGTCTTAGGCTTTAAACTTTATAATCTCTTACACTAA
- the dctA gene encoding C4-dicarboxylate transporter DctA, producing MKIFRHLYAQVLLGIFIGVLLGIMTPEFAVALKPFADVFVKLIKLMIAPIIFLTLVSGIAAMKDLKAVGKIGGVALLYFFSMTIVALIIGMFTANLLKPGLGLNIDPSTLDASAAKAYMGNVEHVESIQGFFMNIIPHTFVGAFTDGDILQVLFVSILFAVGLVMYGESGKPILDGIQSLSKVFFKIIHVIMHYSPIAACAAIGYTIGMYGAGTLLGLLGLLLCFYITCLIFILVFLGLILKLYCGINIFKLLGYIKTEILIVLGTSSSETVLPNLMEKLENLGCDKSVVGLVIPTGYSFNLDGTAIYLSLAAIFIAQALGIELTLSQQVFMLLIMVISSKGAAGVTGSGFIILASTLSALGVVPVAGIVIILGIDRFMSEGRAITNMIGNTIGTIIISKWQKKLDIDKLNSELRG from the coding sequence ATGAAAATATTTCGTCATTTATATGCACAGGTTTTACTTGGTATATTTATAGGAGTTTTACTTGGAATTATGACTCCTGAATTTGCAGTAGCTTTGAAGCCTTTTGCAGATGTTTTTGTTAAATTAATCAAGCTGATGATAGCTCCAATTATTTTCCTCACTTTGGTATCTGGTATTGCTGCAATGAAAGATTTAAAAGCAGTGGGTAAGATAGGTGGAGTGGCATTATTGTATTTTTTCTCAATGACTATAGTTGCTCTAATCATTGGGATGTTTACAGCAAATTTATTAAAGCCTGGATTAGGTCTTAATATTGACCCATCTACTCTAGATGCGAGTGCTGCAAAAGCTTATATGGGTAATGTTGAGCATGTAGAGAGTATTCAAGGTTTCTTTATGAATATTATCCCTCATACATTTGTAGGAGCTTTTACAGATGGTGATATTTTGCAGGTACTATTTGTATCAATATTATTTGCTGTTGGGCTAGTGATGTATGGAGAATCAGGCAAGCCAATACTAGATGGTATCCAGAGCTTATCCAAAGTATTTTTTAAGATAATTCATGTAATAATGCATTATTCACCGATAGCTGCTTGTGCTGCGATTGGTTATACAATAGGTATGTATGGAGCAGGTACACTTCTTGGTTTATTAGGGTTGTTGCTATGCTTTTATATTACATGTTTGATATTTATCTTAGTATTTTTAGGATTAATACTAAAGCTATATTGTGGCATAAATATATTTAAACTACTTGGATATATCAAGACAGAAATACTTATCGTATTAGGTACTTCATCATCAGAAACTGTCTTGCCGAATTTGATGGAGAAACTTGAGAATTTAGGTTGTGATAAATCGGTTGTAGGTCTGGTGATACCAACTGGATATTCTTTTAATTTAGATGGTACAGCGATATATTTGTCATTAGCTGCGATATTTATAGCACAAGCATTAGGTATAGAGCTTACTTTGAGTCAGCAGGTTTTTATGCTACTAATTATGGTGATTAGCTCAAAAGGAGCAGCTGGTGTTACAGGTAGTGGATTTATTATATTGGCGAGTACTCTTAGTGCATTAGGTGTAGTACCAGTTGCAGGTATTGTGATTATCTTGGGTATAGATAGATTTATGTCAGAAGGGCGTGCTATTACAAATATGATTGGTAATACTATTGGGACAATTATTATATCCAAATGGCAGAAGAAATTAGATATTGATAAATTAAATAGTGAGTTGAGGGGGTAG
- a CDS encoding pentapeptide repeat-containing protein: MSGEKKRPLDDYCASIPSIQEIDHKGEYGAEPPLYNVPLGTDMVDELLEYPVELCSINNFVYDKLWTKPAYDLLLDKVQKLNKDWQEKTIDTIDHQDTDFTNLNAQDCAIVSNKYTGANFANAKFTKTKIHGGKFKNCQFENNSFTNAEIGQAKFDNCTFTNVEFGGTDIKEVEFKNCTFSKCSFLGTQLHTSDFYDCNILECIFNSEMWYKGNISNTKISKSEFNKSQFSGILIDSVTLVDSSLLKATFFASQIQNSDFSNNAWLKVGFASGNSIYKSTLYNENIQQCNFSDSEWMANEVQNSQILRNDFSAVEMHDSDFVGLEGAGDNFATGVLANCKFMDCDFAQANFTATDFIVNSSIQNCILEKLIYAYAMLPKDFDENQLKKTSQAQIKPLDDKDVKFGYPSTKAEINTPKTTVAGVSNGYRYYGTMSLSGDMTVTDTQSPISNVTLEQKKVSIENSVSEEIKKWIHNDYGKAPKDQKEDNAAIVDVVTNFDLKNNKISLSWKFGEYTLSEISFELIAIGKYIVRGSLTKNNDDVAIDKRYISSSSLTIDILLTFMKDGNEAEAKQESFLHELAVGLKYTLSITGTVISFIPHPIAKGIGLGMKGTAWTMSKAGV, translated from the coding sequence ATGTCAGGTGAAAAGAAACGCCCATTGGATGATTATTGTGCAAGTATACCATCTATACAAGAAATAGATCATAAGGGTGAGTATGGTGCAGAGCCTCCTTTATATAATGTACCATTAGGTACTGATATGGTCGATGAGCTATTAGAATATCCTGTCGAGTTATGTAGTATAAATAACTTTGTATACGATAAATTATGGACAAAGCCAGCGTATGATCTGTTACTAGATAAGGTTCAGAAACTAAATAAAGATTGGCAAGAAAAAACTATAGATACTATAGATCATCAAGATACTGACTTTACTAATTTAAATGCTCAAGACTGTGCAATAGTATCTAATAAATATACAGGTGCTAATTTTGCAAACGCTAAATTTACTAAGACAAAAATACATGGTGGTAAGTTTAAGAATTGTCAATTTGAAAATAACTCTTTTACTAATGCTGAAATAGGACAGGCAAAGTTTGATAACTGTACTTTTACAAATGTAGAATTTGGTGGGACAGATATAAAAGAGGTAGAGTTCAAGAACTGTACTTTTAGTAAGTGTAGCTTTCTTGGTACACAACTCCATACAAGTGATTTCTACGACTGTAATATTCTTGAATGTATCTTTAATTCTGAAATGTGGTACAAAGGTAATATATCCAATACAAAGATTTCAAAGAGTGAATTTAATAAAAGCCAGTTTAGTGGAATTTTAATTGATTCTGTTACATTAGTTGATAGTTCACTTCTTAAAGCAACATTCTTTGCTAGTCAGATACAGAATAGTGATTTTAGTAATAATGCTTGGTTAAAGGTTGGCTTTGCTAGTGGTAATAGCATCTATAAATCTACTCTTTATAATGAAAATATCCAACAATGTAACTTTAGTGATAGTGAGTGGATGGCTAATGAAGTACAAAACTCTCAGATATTAAGAAATGATTTCTCTGCTGTTGAGATGCATGATAGTGATTTTGTGGGTCTTGAAGGAGCTGGAGATAATTTTGCTACTGGAGTACTTGCGAACTGTAAGTTTATGGATTGTGATTTTGCACAGGCTAATTTTACAGCTACTGACTTTATAGTTAATAGTTCTATCCAAAATTGTATTTTAGAAAAATTAATCTATGCTTATGCTATGTTACCAAAGGACTTTGATGAGAACCAACTTAAAAAGACTTCTCAAGCACAGATAAAGCCATTAGACGACAAAGATGTTAAATTTGGCTATCCAAGTACTAAAGCAGAGATAAATACACCAAAAACCACAGTAGCAGGTGTATCAAATGGTTATAGATATTATGGTACTATGTCATTATCAGGAGATATGACAGTTACAGATACACAAAGTCCAATATCAAATGTAACTTTAGAGCAAAAGAAAGTATCTATAGAAAACTCAGTATCAGAAGAGATTAAAAAATGGATACATAATGACTATGGTAAAGCCCCTAAAGATCAGAAAGAAGATAATGCTGCTATTGTTGATGTGGTTACTAATTTTGATCTTAAGAATAACAAAATTTCTTTATCTTGGAAATTTGGAGAGTATACTCTATCCGAGATAAGTTTTGAGTTAATTGCTATAGGAAAATATATAGTTAGAGGATCTCTTACTAAGAATAATGATGATGTTGCTATAGATAAAAGATACATATCATCAAGTTCATTAACTATAGATATTCTTTTAACCTTCATGAAAGATGGAAATGAGGCTGAAGCCAAACAAGAGAGTTTTTTACATGAATTGGCGGTTGGACTAAAATATACACTTTCAATAACAGGAACAGTAATCAGCTTTATTCCACACCCAATAGCTAAAGGTATTGGGTTAGGAATGAAGGGTACTGCATGGACTATGAGTAAGGCGGGAGTGTAA
- a CDS encoding NAD(P)H-dependent flavin oxidoreductase — protein MNLLNLKYPIIQAPMAGNILPVDIIAKVSNEGMLGMIPAGYLSLNDLERMIVDVQSKLLDKTNLVGVNLFIENHKNQVLIKNARVTDLEFEMIKVEDRYKEFLVPQSISHSDYIDLILRHNIKVVSMTFGLLDSYLIQELKNKNVTVIANITSMEEAIEADSRGVDVLVVQGCEAGGHQATFLSEKANDISTLNLLLQIRDAFPKKYIIAAGGISLNNMSDFLNHGANYVQIGSAFMMTKESNLSEVCKKFIQDNFDTTITKNITGKYARGVKNMLISDSSILKYNFPLQHYHTSNLRKLAKAKDIYDLQSLWIGSNQDNTEILGIDDLIEKLKSKYLKFKT, from the coding sequence ATGAATTTATTAAACTTAAAATATCCTATAATACAAGCTCCAATGGCTGGAAATATTTTACCAGTAGATATTATTGCTAAAGTATCTAATGAGGGTATGTTAGGAATGATTCCAGCAGGTTATTTAAGTTTGAATGATTTAGAAAGAATGATAGTAGACGTTCAATCTAAATTGCTTGATAAAACTAATCTAGTTGGAGTTAATCTATTTATAGAAAATCATAAAAATCAAGTGCTAATAAAGAATGCTAGAGTTACCGACTTAGAGTTTGAAATGATTAAAGTTGAGGACAGATATAAAGAATTTTTAGTTCCGCAAAGTATTTCTCATTCTGACTATATTGACTTGATTTTGAGGCATAATATAAAAGTAGTAAGCATGACTTTTGGTTTGTTGGATAGTTACTTAATTCAGGAGTTAAAAAATAAAAATGTTACTGTTATTGCAAATATAACAAGTATGGAAGAGGCTATTGAAGCAGATAGCAGGGGAGTTGATGTACTTGTTGTTCAAGGTTGTGAGGCAGGAGGGCATCAAGCCACTTTTTTATCTGAAAAGGCTAATGATATTTCAACATTAAACTTATTACTTCAGATTAGAGATGCTTTTCCTAAGAAATATATTATTGCTGCTGGTGGAATTAGTCTTAATAATATGAGCGATTTTTTAAATCATGGAGCTAATTATGTTCAGATAGGTAGTGCTTTCATGATGACAAAAGAAAGTAATCTATCTGAAGTATGTAAAAAGTTTATACAAGATAATTTTGATACAACTATTACTAAAAATATCACAGGTAAATACGCACGAGGTGTCAAGAATATGTTAATAAGTGATAGCAGTATACTAAAGTATAACTTTCCGCTGCAACATTACCATACTTCTAATTTACGGAAATTAGCAAAGGCAAAAGATATTTATGATTTACAATCCTTGTGGATTGGATCGAATCAAGATAATACAGAGATATTAGGTATAGATGACTTAATAGAAAAGCTAAAATCAAAATATTTAAAGTTTAAAACCTAA
- the cydC gene encoding heme ABC transporter ATP-binding protein/permease CydC, whose translation MRNLIPFIKLFKNQTQWMLLGTLLAWSAILMGIGLMSLSGWFISYTGYLATTTYAIATSFNYFYPSAGVRSFSLGRILSRYGERILTHEATFRIITDIRVWFYQKLEPLAPSHLFKYKSGDLLTRLVNDIGALDNLYIRIISPTVVFVLASITIAILFSFFSLSLALLTFIALLLIGFVIPLVSSLLAMKKTQDLNHTSAELKTNITEHVNSLAELKIFDLEGKHLENIKKQNSELLKQEEKISFISGFGSALMTLALGLTVVMVTVFAVKLTQDGYISGAFIALIFLAIMAMFESIMPLPLAYQYLGKTISASKRILNITDAKADVEYPTNSDISLDNYSISFNNVDFGYNAEQSVLKDFCLKIKQNEKVALFAPTGKGKSTIINLLARFWDVSSGEVTIGDRNIKEFNEDQLRNLMTVINQSPHIFNTTIRENLKIAKDNATEEELLEALEKVELKKHVESLPKGLDTWTGELGRQLSGGQQKRLALARAFLQDKPILILDEPTEGLDKETERLVFENLVKLMQNKTVIFITHNAKLLESFDRVVRF comes from the coding sequence ATGAGAAATTTAATACCATTTATAAAGCTGTTTAAAAATCAAACTCAATGGATGCTCTTGGGTACCCTACTTGCATGGTCAGCAATACTTATGGGTATAGGACTAATGTCACTATCTGGCTGGTTTATCTCATATACTGGTTACTTGGCTACTACTACCTATGCTATTGCAACTTCATTTAACTATTTTTACCCTTCTGCTGGTGTACGCTCTTTCTCACTTGGTAGAATACTAAGTAGATATGGTGAAAGAATACTAACACATGAAGCAACTTTTAGAATAATTACAGATATTCGTGTATGGTTCTATCAAAAGCTTGAACCACTTGCGCCTTCTCATTTGTTCAAATATAAAAGTGGCGACTTACTTACACGTCTAGTCAATGATATTGGTGCATTAGATAATCTATATATTCGTATAATTTCCCCAACCGTTGTATTTGTCTTAGCAAGTATAACTATAGCTATATTATTTAGCTTCTTTAGCTTAAGTCTTGCACTACTTACATTTATAGCACTGTTGCTAATAGGGTTTGTAATACCATTAGTTAGTAGTCTATTAGCCATGAAAAAAACTCAAGATCTTAATCACACTAGTGCTGAATTAAAAACAAATATCACAGAACATGTTAATTCTCTAGCAGAGCTTAAAATCTTTGACCTAGAAGGTAAGCATCTTGAAAATATTAAAAAGCAAAATTCTGAACTACTAAAGCAAGAAGAAAAAATCAGTTTTATAAGTGGTTTTGGTAGTGCTTTAATGACTTTGGCATTAGGCTTAACTGTAGTTATGGTAACAGTCTTTGCAGTCAAACTAACTCAAGATGGCTATATAAGTGGTGCATTTATTGCTTTGATATTCTTGGCGATAATGGCGATGTTTGAGTCAATTATGCCATTACCACTAGCATATCAGTATTTAGGTAAGACAATTTCTGCTTCAAAAAGGATATTAAATATTACAGATGCTAAAGCAGATGTTGAGTATCCAACAAACTCTGACATTAGTTTAGATAACTATAGTATCAGCTTCAATAATGTTGATTTTGGATATAATGCAGAGCAATCAGTACTTAAAGATTTTTGTTTAAAAATCAAACAAAATGAAAAAGTTGCTCTATTCGCACCAACAGGAAAAGGCAAATCTACCATTATCAACCTACTTGCTAGATTCTGGGATGTTAGTAGTGGCGAAGTCACTATCGGCGATAGAAATATCAAAGAATTTAACGAAGACCAACTTAGAAACCTAATGACTGTGATTAATCAATCTCCACATATCTTTAACACAACTATTAGAGAGAATCTAAAGATTGCTAAGGATAATGCTACTGAAGAAGAGTTATTAGAGGCTTTAGAAAAAGTTGAATTAAAAAAACACGTTGAATCACTACCAAAAGGTCTTGATACTTGGACTGGTGAGCTTGGTAGGCAATTATCAGGCGGTCAACAAAAACGCCTAGCTTTAGCGCGTGCATTCTTACAAGATAAGCCTATACTTATCCTAGATGAGCCTACTGAAGGACTTGATAAAGAGACTGAAAGGCTAGTTTTTGAAAACTTAGTTAAGCTTATGCAAAATAAAACTGTTATATTTATTACTCATAATGCTAAGCTTTTGGAAAGTTTTGATAGAGTTGTTAGGTTTTAA
- the cydD gene encoding heme ABC transporter permease/ATP-binding protein CydD, whose product MLSDASKEDKKLARNWLKDIASPAKKWIKLTVLIAFLSGLLLIGQLYLLAHISYETYLQNSTLGQLSTYFVLIIVIILVRAALSWIREIVSYKAATMVKKQIREDILAHVNNLGPIELNKTSNANIITSAMEQVEGLTGFLTKFLPQITLSGLLPLAILVFIFPQSIVCGILLLICAPLIPLFMILVGLGAESESQKHFKTLARMSMTFLDTLKGLTTLKLFNKSKSHSETIYEASDNYRIRTMKVLKIAFLSSAVLELFAAASIALVAIYLGMGFINAGAGNDIWWSLENITLQGGLFILLLAPEFFMPLRELSTHYHAKAEAVGAALEISKIFEMQPSHQERNEIFSDKVNSINIKDLIVKYDDKIALDNVSLEINHKQKIAIVGASGAGKTTLINTLLGFIKYQGNILVNNNIELKNLEEKSWLRNISWLGQNSSLFKGSIKDNLLLANASATDKQINQALQNTDLNDFVSSLANGLDTEVGEQNIGISGGQAQRLALARAYLKPHDILILDEPTASLDKNSEEKIINSLKSNWNDKTVIMLTHKLSFLECVDKIVVLADGKIVETGTFEELVGDQNSEFYNFYRNEVTA is encoded by the coding sequence ATGCTATCAGATGCATCTAAAGAAGATAAAAAACTAGCAAGGAATTGGCTTAAAGATATCGCATCTCCTGCTAAAAAATGGATTAAATTAACTGTATTAATCGCTTTTCTTAGTGGCCTACTACTAATAGGTCAGCTGTATTTACTTGCTCATATTTCTTATGAAACATATCTACAAAATTCAACCTTAGGTCAACTAAGTACTTATTTTGTTTTGATTATTGTGATTATACTAGTTAGAGCTGCTCTAAGCTGGATCCGAGAAATAGTAAGCTACAAAGCCGCAACAATGGTCAAAAAGCAAATTCGTGAAGATATCCTAGCTCATGTCAATAACCTTGGTCCTATTGAGCTTAATAAAACTTCTAATGCCAACATAATAACTAGTGCTATGGAGCAAGTTGAAGGGTTAACAGGTTTCTTGACTAAATTTTTACCTCAAATAACATTATCTGGACTATTACCACTGGCTATTCTAGTATTCATATTTCCACAAAGTATAGTCTGTGGGATTCTACTACTAATATGTGCTCCTCTTATACCATTATTTATGATCTTAGTAGGTTTAGGTGCAGAATCTGAGAGCCAAAAACATTTTAAAACACTTGCAAGAATGAGTATGACTTTCTTAGATACTCTAAAAGGACTTACAACTCTAAAACTTTTTAATAAAAGTAAATCTCACAGCGAGACTATTTACGAAGCATCTGATAACTATAGAATCCGTACAATGAAAGTTCTTAAAATTGCCTTTTTATCTTCGGCTGTACTTGAGCTTTTTGCTGCTGCTTCTATCGCTCTAGTTGCGATATATCTTGGTATGGGCTTTATCAATGCCGGCGCAGGTAATGATATTTGGTGGTCGCTAGAAAATATAACTTTACAGGGTGGATTATTTATTCTACTTTTAGCCCCTGAATTTTTTATGCCCCTTAGAGAGCTTAGCACTCATTATCATGCCAAAGCGGAAGCAGTTGGTGCAGCTCTAGAAATTTCTAAAATATTTGAGATGCAACCGTCTCATCAAGAAAGAAATGAAATATTTAGCGATAAAGTAAACTCTATAAACATTAAAGATTTGATAGTTAAGTATGATGATAAAATAGCTCTTGATAATGTTTCTTTAGAGATTAATCACAAACAAAAAATAGCTATAGTTGGAGCTAGTGGTGCAGGTAAAACTACACTAATAAATACACTACTTGGTTTTATAAAATATCAAGGCAATATCTTAGTTAATAACAATATTGAGCTAAAAAATCTTGAAGAAAAATCTTGGCTTAGAAATATCTCGTGGCTAGGACAAAACTCATCATTATTCAAAGGTTCTATCAAAGATAATCTACTACTGGCAAATGCTAGTGCTACAGATAAGCAAATAAATCAAGCTTTACAAAACACTGATTTAAATGACTTTGTAAGCTCTCTTGCAAATGGTTTAGATACGGAGGTTGGTGAGCAGAATATAGGAATATCTGGAGGTCAAGCACAAAGATTAGCTTTAGCTCGCGCATATCTAAAACCTCATGATATTCTAATTCTCGATGAACCTACAGCGAGCTTAGATAAAAATAGTGAAGAAAAAATTATCAACTCACTTAAATCAAACTGGAATGATAAAACTGTGATTATGCTAACTCACAAATTAAGCTTCCTAGAGTGTGTTGACAAAATTGTAGTTTTAGCAGATGGAAAAATAGTTGAAACAGGAACATTTGAAGAGCTAGTTGGTGATCAAAATAGTGAATTCTATAACTTCTATAGAAATGAGGTAACAGCATGA
- a CDS encoding lipopolysaccharide biosynthesis protein produces the protein MINKIRSNHILSKSLQTMVVQALGQACAFITAILLARHLNIKDYGFYIFGVTVATIIAVIATMGAGGILARTWGKSDLKSNFERHKETYRVHNWYFKRGFAIVIILIALITFYNHSEHHDNSIENFALLFAVPFFMANIFQSFFVARRVVVFANLMQLGLRLIMLFLTIAFIVLYINDTAMLIGTMMIFMTIYVTSIWLIQTSKYSFESAKPVGSNLSFALMQWGLLLLSQIDIIILKGLSGPSDVALFGVALQLSALVSFVLNAVNSNVLSQIADDYKNNSREIFQQKISSYTRIIFILSILAILGLIICGYPITLMYGEQYTTSYFIFCILMIGQIINVLSGCVATILNMAGFERSTCFAFYIALILNIVLGSIFTIYWGVYGLAIASSISMIYWNIHLLYKVVTKIKINPTIFTFR, from the coding sequence TTGATAAATAAAATACGTTCTAATCATATACTATCTAAATCTTTGCAAACGATGGTAGTTCAAGCTTTGGGTCAGGCATGTGCATTTATTACGGCTATACTATTGGCTCGCCACCTGAATATAAAAGACTATGGCTTTTATATCTTTGGAGTTACAGTTGCTACTATCATAGCAGTAATAGCAACTATGGGAGCCGGAGGCATATTAGCTAGAACTTGGGGTAAATCTGACCTAAAAAGCAACTTTGAGCGCCATAAAGAAACGTATCGAGTCCACAACTGGTACTTTAAACGAGGCTTTGCAATAGTAATCATATTGATTGCTCTAATAACTTTTTATAACCACTCTGAACACCATGATAATTCTATAGAAAATTTTGCACTCTTATTTGCCGTACCATTTTTTATGGCAAATATATTCCAATCATTCTTTGTCGCAAGAAGAGTGGTTGTTTTTGCCAATTTAATGCAACTTGGATTAAGACTTATTATGCTATTTTTAACTATAGCTTTTATAGTTTTATACATTAATGATACTGCAATGCTTATTGGCACAATGATGATTTTTATGACCATATATGTTACATCTATATGGCTTATCCAAACATCTAAATATAGTTTTGAAAGTGCCAAACCTGTTGGTAGCAATTTATCTTTTGCCTTAATGCAATGGGGATTATTACTTCTATCACAGATTGATATTATCATTTTAAAAGGATTATCAGGTCCTAGTGATGTAGCACTATTCGGTGTTGCGCTACAGCTCAGTGCTTTAGTAAGCTTTGTATTAAATGCTGTCAACTCAAATGTTTTATCACAGATAGCAGATGACTACAAAAATAATTCTAGAGAGATATTTCAACAAAAGATATCATCATATACTAGAATAATATTTATTCTTTCTATTCTCGCTATTCTAGGGCTTATTATTTGTGGTTATCCAATAACTTTGATGTATGGAGAGCAATATACAACATCATACTTTATTTTCTGTATTCTAATGATTGGGCAAATTATTAATGTCCTTTCTGGCTGTGTAGCAACTATTCTTAACATGGCAGGGTTTGAAAGAAGTACTTGCTTTGCATTTTATATTGCACTAATTCTAAATATCGTATTAGGAAGTATTTTTACAATATACTGGGGTGTATATGGATTAGCAATTGCCTCAAGCATATCAATGATATATTGGAATATTCATCTACTATATAAAGTAGTTACAAAAATAAAAATCAACCCTACTATTTTTACTTTTAGATAA
- a CDS encoding ROK family protein, with protein sequence MHLLGIEAGGTKFFTTIGDFDGNVIERHRTDTTTPEETMSEVLRIIVGYQNNYEIKALGLACFGPIDINIKSKTYGYITNTPKIAWQNFDIVGAIKSVYKGPIGFNTDVNAAAVCEQLWGCAQDLENLLYLTVGTGVGGGVICNNRLVQGAMHPEIGHLFIPQNPKDKFEGCCPFHGTCIEGLASGTAINKRWQVAHAGALNDDHIAWVFEAEYLAKALVNYICAFSPEKIILGGGVMHKTILFDMIRKNVKQYLNNYFDYPALKDMDSFIVPASFGDNTGVKGSLALALETFNTQTK encoded by the coding sequence ATGCATTTACTAGGTATAGAAGCTGGAGGAACCAAGTTTTTTACAACTATTGGTGATTTTGATGGAAATGTAATTGAACGTCATCGTACAGATACTACTACTCCTGAAGAAACAATGTCTGAAGTTCTTAGGATAATAGTAGGTTATCAAAACAACTATGAGATCAAAGCTCTAGGTTTGGCATGTTTTGGACCTATTGATATCAACATCAAATCTAAAACTTATGGATACATTACAAACACCCCTAAGATAGCATGGCAAAACTTTGATATCGTTGGAGCTATAAAGTCAGTATATAAAGGACCGATTGGTTTTAATACTGATGTAAATGCTGCGGCAGTTTGCGAACAACTTTGGGGTTGTGCTCAAGATTTAGAAAATCTTTTATATCTAACAGTTGGTACTGGTGTTGGTGGCGGTGTTATATGTAATAATAGATTAGTCCAAGGAGCTATGCATCCTGAGATTGGTCATCTTTTCATCCCACAAAATCCTAAAGATAAATTCGAGGGCTGTTGCCCTTTTCATGGCACATGTATAGAAGGCCTAGCTTCTGGTACAGCTATAAATAAACGATGGCAAGTTGCTCATGCAGGAGCTCTTAACGATGATCATATTGCATGGGTATTTGAAGCAGAATATCTAGCAAAAGCATTGGTAAACTATATATGTGCATTTTCTCCAGAAAAGATTATTCTTGGAGGTGGTGTAATGCATAAAACAATCTTGTTTGATATGATTCGTAAAAATGTGAAACAATACTTAAATAACTACTTTGATTATCCTGCATTAAAAGATATGGATAGCTTTATAGTACCTGCTTCTTTTGGCGATAATACAGGCGTCAAAGGTTCTCTTGCTCTTGCACTAGAGACATTCAATACACAAACAAAGTAA